In Miscanthus floridulus cultivar M001 chromosome 8, ASM1932011v1, whole genome shotgun sequence, the sequence ATTTCATGGCGAAATACGAGCTTGACTCGGTATCTTCCTTCAAGAAACCTATGCTCTGTCTTCCCTTTGAAATTGACGTCGAACCAACATTCGAAGTCATGACAATCAACGTATTTTTGAAGGAAACCCTACGGCCCTGCAGTCCACACAAGGTCCCATTGTAAATAAAACATGTTCAGAACTAAAAAGGGATCAGAAACTACCTATGTTACATCCTAAAACTATGCAAGATTACATGGAGAGGCTCAGGACTATttaagtttctaaaatatatgGTATAGAGTGGCATAATGATAAATTGCATTGATATTTAATATGAACAATCATGTGTTGAATGACACTCCAAATAGGTCGTATATTAAATAAATTGTAATGAAAATAATGAATTCTGACTGTTTATTATAAGTTTCCAGGGATAGGGTTTGTCTCCTATGGTTCAGTAACTCCACTGTCCACTGTTTAAAAACTATTGTTGCATGTAACAGGATTCACTGATCTATTACCTGTGAGTCTGTCAAATGTCCATCCTCAAAGATTTGGAGAAGGATGTTGAAAATATCAGGGTGAGCTTTCTCTATCTCATCCAGCAATACCACGGTAAATGGTTTTCTCCTGACTGCTTCTGTCAAAGTACCAGTTTCACCATACCCAATGTACCCTGGAGGAGAGCCTATGAGCTTGCTCACAGTGTGCCTCTCCATATACTCGCTCATGtctaacctaagcatagcagatTCCTATTTTGAAAACAAAAGCAAACATCTTATCAGGCTATATTCCATTTAATCAATCATAAGCATTGTGCAAATAAAAACACAATGGTCAGAATATGATTGGCTTACCGATCCAAAATAACTAGCTGCTAGAGCTTTGGTGAGCTCTGTTTTACCAACTCCTGTTGGACCACAGAAAAGCAGCGTAGCAATAGGTCTGTCAGGGTCATTAAGGCCAACACGTGATCTCTTCACTGCACGAGATATGGCCACAACAGCATCATCTTGGCCAATGACACGTTTTCTGAGCTCGTCGTCTAGTCCTAATAGAAGTTTTTTATCGTCGGCGGTCAACTGCTGCACTGGTATCCCAGACCATAATGAGGCAACTCTTGCAATTTCCTCTGTCCCAACTACAACTGGTCTGCATTCAAAATGCTCTTTGGTGAGAAGATATGTAGGGCATGAGATTATCTTGTATGACATGTTGACTGATAAAACTTACTCATCAGCTGAGAGTGATGAAGCAGATGTTGACTCAATATTGTCTCGACTTGGTGCTTCAACGTTAGCACTACCACTTTCTTGAGCATTCTCATTTGGAGAATATTTTGCCTTGTTAGATAACACCTGAGTAATCAAGGACAATAATATTAGAATTTTTTTTCTCACTAGATGGACCAAAAAGATAAAATCATATAAGCAGTGCATAAATTTTTCATTACCACTTCATGCATGGCCTGAGCAGCTCTTATCTCTTGCCAGTATTCATCTGGTGACTTCAAGAGAATTGAAGACTGCCCTTCCTTCTTCCTATTAAATGATTCCATCCGAGCTCTACTTCCAGCCTCGTCAATCAGATCAATAGCCTTATCAGGAAGTTGTCTGTCAGGAATGTATCTTGCTGACAAATAAACTGCTGCATTGATGGCTTCCAATGTGAATTTGCATTTATGGTAAGTTTCATATTTCTCACGAAGACCCAGTAATATCTTCACAGCATCTTCCTGCAGTTAGTTTCAAAAATGGCTGAGAGAGAAATTTACATGTTAAACTACCTCACTTTCATAAGAAGACAACCACAGTACCTGACTAGGCTCATCTACTAATACTGGCTGGAAGCGGCGGGCCAAAGCCTTATCCTTCTCAAAATGCATCCGGTGTTCATCTAGAGTTGTAGCTGCAATGCACTAAAAATGCAAACAAATATTGTCCATAAGATAGGAAATATGATAAGGTATGATTTTCTATATACACAGAACGAGTGCACTAAGCAAGAAATCAGATGAATCTAATACCTGCAGTTCACCTCTAGCAAGTGCGGGCTTCAGTAAGTTGCCAATGTCAAGACCAGAACCCTTACCCTTTCCAACAGTTCCAGATCCAATAAGATTGTGAACCTCATCGATAAAAAGAATAACATCGCCTGCATAAAGTTCTTATGATTTTTAATATTCATTCATGACCACGTGCAGAAGCTCCGTATCTGGTAACATTTCAGAATGCACTACTGACTGACCTGCTTCCCGGACTTCACGGATTATATTAGTAACCCTAGACTCCAGTTCACCCCTCTCCTTTGCACCAGCAATAAGTAGACCAACGTCCAGTGACAATATACGCTTTGCCTGTAAATAATTTAAATATGAATATACCACTTATCTGAAAGCAGATCACAAATGCATAACTTTAGATCCATCATCACTGGCAAGTCAAGCTGAAGCTTACCACAAGGTAAATGGGGACATCTCCGTTTGAAATTCGAAGAGCCAGCCCCTCGGCAATTGCAGTTTTGCCAACACCCGCCTCACCCAAAAGAATAGGGTTGTTCTTCGTTCGTCGGCATATTATCTGAACTACTCTTTCAATCTCATCTTCACGGCCAATAATAGGATCAATGAAACCTCCACTAGCTTGTGtggtcaaatccaaacaaaattgATCCAGTGCACCCTTATCTGAAAAAAGATAAATAATGCAAGTGTCCATTGAGGTTTTACTTGTCTTATAGTAGAACAAACATGAGTGTAAGCTTTGACTGAACTTCAAGCTCCTAACCTTTCTTTTTAGTCAAGGAGTGGGAGAAGGCAGATCTTCCGGTCCCAGCAGGGGCTTTCTTTGGGACTTCGAAAGACGACGGTTCAGCAGGTTCTCTGCCATCTTTCGCAAGCTCCGCTTGCAGACGGTCAACCGCAACTGTTGTTAGGTGAGTGGGATCCGCTCCCAAACTACAACAATCGACAATATGCATCAATGAGGCCCAAACAACGGAAGGACGAGAAGAAACTAATATCATTTTTCGTTTTGATGAACCTATCGATCATGCCATCATGCTACTGCAATGAAATTGCTTTTTGAAAAACATAACTCTATGGCTAGCATTGAACACGTGTACTGACAAATTAGACAACGAGCACCACAATGGGTAATGGCAATATCGTATTTGTACAACTAGATGCCAAACTTCCTTTGTGCTATAGGCGCAGACAGACAATGGTCTAAGCATTTAACCATACTACTGTATTTACTATAGGCGGTAATGAGATCAATAAGTAAATGTCATCCATTGCAATTGATCTGGAAATCAATTGTAATAATGGAAAACAAATAACAGAACCTACCTCCTCAGGAGATTGTTGGTGGTTGgatcgtcgagggtgaagagcgcGATGGTGAGGTGCTCAGGCGAGATGAAGCTGGCGCCCATGTTCTTGGACAGCACGACGGCCACGTCGAAGACCTGCTTTGCGGTCGCGGAGAAGGGCACGTCCGTGTCGAGCCCCGATCCGGGCTTAGACGACGGCGCGGTCGGCGAGTCCGCGTCCCTGGTTGGGACGATGCCGCGGCACTGCTCCCGCGCGCGCTCGATGTTGATCCCGGACGAGAGGAATCCGCCCGAGGAGCGGTCCTCCGCGACGAGGCCGAGGAAGAGGTGGCGCGGCGCGACGGCGGgctccccgagcccccgggcctcCCGCTGCGACAGCACCACCGCCTTGACGGCCCGCTCCGTGAACCGCTCGAACACCGCCCTGACGACGACTCCTCCCCTGCGCGCCCGGCCCCGCCGCGGGGCCGGCCTGGCCGCTGCCGGGCGCGGGAGCGGGTGCGCCAGCACCACAGCCCTCCCGAACCCCGCCGCCGCGCCCCACCGACCCGCCGGCGCCGCGAGCCTCCGGgcggcgccgccgtggccgccccCCGCGAGGACGGACGACGACGAGGTGGAGCAGCAGCACACCTCCATCGCTACGGACCGCGCCAACaacaattaaaaaaaaaataaggAACGAATCAAATGCTTATGCTTGCTTAGAAGAAGCGGTTAATCACGCTGGCTACACGTCGAGCGAGCGACGCACGTGAGCTATCTAGTCTAGTATAGGCGGAGAGTATGTATCTGCTTGGAGGAGGCGTGGCGTGGCGAGCGGATGAGTaggggaggaggtgggggagggCGGTATAAAAATACCGCGCGGGGCAGGCGGAGGCGGGAGGCGGGAGGCGGGGAGGGCGGAAGGGGAAGGAAGCACGCAAGGAAGGAGGAGCACGAGTCCGGAATGGCAGTTGCAGTTCGGCAGTGCGTGGGGCGAAACGAAAGGGATCGGTGGTTGGTTCATCCGCCGCCCGGGCCTCGGGGTCCTCCGTTTCTACCGCGCGCCGGGTCAGCTCAGCACGCCACCCCGGCCCCGCGGTCAACCCGGCCAAGGCGTGGCGGTCCGTCCGACTGCGATCGGCGGGGGCCGCGCGGTCGGGGTGATTTGGCCACTGTTTCGGCCGTTTCTGGGCTTTTGGCCACTGTTTCGGCCGTTTCTGGGCTTTTTCGGTGCCGTGGCGAGCGCGGCCAGGTCAGCTGCGTCGTTGGGGGCCGGCCGGTGCAGCGTACCGACTTCCGAGCCGGCGCGAGATGGTTCACGTCGGCACAtgtgtcatcctcctctgccaGCGACGTGGCCGGCTCGACCCCAAGCGGGCTGCTGCTCGCACTCGCCGAGTTGCACAGACCGGAAGCTTCTGCCTTTTTTTTTCGAGGAAAGAAGCTTCTGCTTTTCCGATACGCTACACGTGTGTGAAAACAGCCTCGCCCTCGATTGACCGTGCTGTGCAAACGACCGCGCCGTAACAGCGAGAGGGCGGGCGTGCGTGGCGTGCCGAAACGAGCACCGCCTCCCGTTTGGACTCGTGAGCAGCCTGTTGTTAACCATGCATCCTGCGTGGTACCTACAAGAGCTACAGCAATCAGCTCACTTCCTGCTGGCCCCACTACATCTGCTTCGAGAATACCACGATCGTCCCCCATTCCTTGGAGGACAGGGGACACCGAACACCACAACGATTGCATGCGGTGCAGAGCAGAACAAGTCAGGGATGGTACGTGCTGTGCTCCTTCGCTCCCCTCACCCTCAACCACAAGGCCACAACAAGTGACAAATATTGCTACTGCATCTTCTAGCTCTTTTTTGCGAAAAGGAGAGACGAACCAGTCAGGGTGTACCAGTACTAGTAGACAAGCACCAGCTGTGTGTACACCAAACCGAGAAACCTTCCCCTCCAAAACGTCAAATttctcaagattctccgtcacatcaaatctttggacgcatgcataaagcattaaatataaataaaaataaaactaattacacagtttagacgaaatccacgagacgaatcttttaagcctaattaaattatgattggacactaattgccaaataacaacgaaaatgctacagtgtcgttttgccaaaattttcggcaACTAAACTAGGCCCAAGAAGATAGAAGCGGCCACGTGTGTGCCTTCCGAGAACGGGCTCAGGGCGCTTTCAGGCTTGAGACCGTCTCCAACAACCGTTACCTAAAATACCAGACTCATTTcacgtttgggtagcgctacaggcaaatggatcaatacctattttttgtcttctccaacaacaagccCCAAAAGAAAACCcttttctgcaaatgggtcttcAGGTGAGAGGATACTTAAATTTGAGTTATACCTCTCCTGACACAAAAAATGGGTCTTCCATATAATTACTATGTTGAAGGCTATATATATTCTATTGGAGACTCATTTTAGGTTTGGGTCTCCTGATTAGTCTCCTGTTGGAGACAGCCTTACGGAAGCATGTACGAAATCTGACCCGTACTTCTTGGGACCGTATGAAAGTGCAATACTCCACTCGTCTCAAAATAAACGCACATCtcgcttatcaaaataaactttcaatgaaaattaaaaagttttgacttCTCGAGAAGCAATATGTGCGTTTATTTTGGCGGATGAGGCCCGAAATAAATAACTAAACAAATACTACTCTGTAGGCATGAAAGCGCCTTGAGTCCGCAGGTGGTCATCACTAATCTTCTTGTATTCACATCACTCTTAATGATCACTAGAATACGCTACTAAGCCTGTCATCTATTTATTTACTCATCATGGTCAAACTGTCCAATCAGTAGAGAACAACTTCACTTCGGAGCAGGAGTAACTATCGGCACGCATGCATATTTATGCTCACTAATACACTGAGATGGGCAAGGTTAATTAGTTTCGCAGGACAGTCGACTCGATCGTCGACCGGATGGGCGACGGCAGGCGCATTTGCACACGGAACGCAACACCAGGCATGCACTTGCGTGCGGAGGAGGGTGAAAGAGAAGGGAAGCCTTTCCCTGCACGACTTGATGCTTTGCGCAGTTTCCCGCTTTTCCTGGCGGATGACAATGCGCCTAGTTCCGTTTCAGTCAGTTCATTGCTTGCTTTCTACTCACGCCATTCagcttgttcgctggttgatttctggactgataagccctgctggtgctgatttattgtgagaggaaaacactgttggctggctgataagccctggctgaaaccaacaaacgaacagactgATTGACTATACTTTTCTTGGAGATATTTTTCGTAAACGTCTGGCAATTTTCTGATACTCCTCGGTGACCTGAATACAATGGCGAAGCCAGAATTCATATACAGAGGGACCAACTCAGCTAGTATCGACAAAAATTATACGATACTACtgtctttttaaaaaaatattgatGCCAGCTTAAAAAATTAACCACTTTGATGCTAGCTTAAAAAACtacaataaataatttttaaCCTCTTCgtcttttttagaaaaaatgcTAAATATCTAAATTAaagataaaaagaaaaaaaaagaatattgCTCACAGATCAATGGTTCACatcatatttattttatttaaacaCTTAGGTCCCCTTGAAATACAGGATTGAAAAAATGTAGGAATAGGAAAAACACCGGAATATGATAGGAATGTATATGTAAAACAGAGGAAAGAAAAACATAGAAATTTATTGGAACTagtgttcggcttaccccatattcagtttgttcggcttattttttcagccggaacagtgtttttctctcacgacaattcagccagaacagtgtttttcagctagtttcagtcAAGAtttagcaagccgaacggggatCCATATGGAGGTACTGGCTTCTTTATCGAGGTAAGCTCCTTAATTATAGATGGGCTAGTGCTATACGATCGTATCCAATCTCTATGATTTTGATGTGCTCATTCCAGTTAAAGTCATATCTCTGCAGTCTTTGGCTTGTCATATACCTTGATCCTACGTGCGCGCGCGTGTTGGAAAAATGAGATCGGAGTGGATGTTTTCTTTCCCATGTTTCTCCCGTGCAATGGCTTCCAAAGAATTTTTTCCTCCAATTTTCCTACGCCTCAATCCTGCCAACCAAAGGATGATTTATATGCCAATCAATACTTCACATCATATTTATTTTGTTTAAACATTTAACATTAGGCAATCAAATGATATATATTCTAGAAAAACAATCTAGAAATAATTGACAAGGCTTATTTACTTATAATCTCCTCTAGTGAATAGTGGGAACTAATaagaaatactccctccatccaaaaaaatGTCACTATGGGATTCTTattggtcaaactttcttaatccGAAAAAGAGCGTCATTATGGTATTTGTgtcggtcaaactttcttaagtttgactaagttttttaaaaatattagcaatattgacatctccaaataagtttattacaaaaatatattcaacaacttatctaatgatattaattatgtaccataaatattaataagtCAAAGTTATAAATATTTAATTTCTCAGGAAGCGAGAATggcactctttttttttttggacagATGGGGTAATAATTACTGCCACATGTCTCCACCATTGGCTGAACCTATCTATAATTCTATACACAAACTAGTCACAAAAGACGGTTTTCAAGAAGTTCTTTGATTTTATTTCTGAAAGCAGTACACCACCACCTCTATAAATTAGATATATGAACAAAACAACTAAAATTGCTTATGAAAAGATTTATGGAGGCAGGCCTCTTAGGAGTTCCGACCCTGAAAATATTCCGAACCCAACCAACCCAACAAGGCATCCTCGTGTGAGCAAAGGCCCGGCCCGTCTCTTCGCTTGTCCCTTTCAGCCTCTCGCAGCGTAACCCGAGTGAATGGCCCGGCCCGTCTCCTTGTTTGACTGAAGGCATGGAAAATTGGTCCACGATACGCCCATCTCTAGATGCCAGCATGAGTGAGTGGGCCGTGGGAGTGCCTGAGAGACGGCGAGATTAAATCCAGCTTGCTCGATGACATGGAGAAGTATTTGTGTGTCTGCAATTTGCAGCGGTAGAGGAGAGGCCTCAACCCTTGTGCTGGCTAGCTGACCCAAAGGATAGGCGATGTATCTCACTATCTGCCTGACACCAGAGATTCAGCTGGTCGATTGTTTAGGAGCGGAGCAGTCCCCAGCGAATGGTGTACTGCTTTGTTATCATCTGCCTTGATATGATAACAAAGGTGTACCGCGTGGAGCCACATGACATGCGTTCCGTTTTTGCAGAATATTATCTGTACGAGACCTTATTAATGGACCAGTTGTCGTCGCGCCAGTATCAGAGACACCAGATGATCAACACGAGTCTCCTTGCGGCTGGATTTTTGGACACCGATCGATGCTCTTTCTGCGTTGTGGACGAACATCCACCAAGTGTGACGATGCACAGGAGCCACGCCTGTCCGCAGAAACGCGCGCCTGGCCTTGTTGTCGTCGTTGCCGACGCCGGGCCGGGCCTCTCTCCCTTTAgcgaaaagaaagaaagaaagcatCCATCACTGTGAAGCATCGGATTCACGCACGGCTCGATCGATCGCTCCGTCCGCGCAGTGGTGAAGCTACGTTCATCCATTGGGGTCGGCCGACACCGACGGTTTCCAGCCGGCTTTATGTACTAAATTTTCACCACCGTAGACcccagtaaaaaaaaaaaacggcCCCGGTAGCCTGCTAGTCCAGCGTGGTAGCTCCGTCCGGCCCATTGACCAAGTCTACACGCACATGCAACAATTATGCAAGGAGCTTGCATGTGTGCAACAATTATGCATGTGTGCAACAAAGCTTGCATGTGTGCAACAATTATGCAAGGAGCTTGCATGTGCAGGCTAATAAGTCCACCCTGAAGGCCCATTTTCCACTTCATGAACCATACGTCCGAGTCTACAGGCATCATCCCAAAAGTCAAAACGTCGCTTCCGAGTCTCCGATGGTAACTCACCCTTTCCCATCTCAAATCCACCTGCATCTGGTGGCCGCGACGATCGACAGGTCGCGACTCGCCAGGGTCAGCACCCGGTTGATGCCGGTGATACCGCGATATGCTCTCTGATCCTTACTCTCAAATACCTGGAGGAGGTACATCAAATAACTTGATTCTACAATTGATAACTATAATGATCTATTTTCTTGATTTATCACATTGATGTCTCTTGTCTGCACTTTATTGATTTATCAAGTCTAAAATGTAAGGTCTTTGGGTAATTGGGTtttcttttatctttcagttatATAATCTAAAGTTCTAAAATCTTAATTCAGAGATATAGGATTCTATTGTTTGTGTTGTAGCAAAGAAACGTGCTTTTTTCATTCTACATTCTATCAAGATGCACATTTGGAACGATTCTTGAAAAGAAAATGACCCCACCCAATAATAACTAAAAAATGATGGAGATATTTCAAAAGCAAGAAGAGATGGCACCGCATCAAatactaatcatactttttagCCACAATTCCAATCGATGATTGGGATTATTTTGCTATAATGCTATTTTACATTTGTTGATATTATGTATGGTATTGTATTATCGCAACCTTAATGTTAGCACTATGGGTTTGTGCTGACCCCGACGACGATTAATCCTGGCTTCGCCCATGCGTCCGCGGCGTAGCGCAGCGCTTATCGGCAACACGTTCGTACGATCATTTCCCGGCCGGCGGTATCGCGACGCGGCACACGACAGAGAGACCCGGGCAGAACCAGCACAGCAAACGGTCCCGATCAACGACGGCATTGAAAGGGCATCACGGAACGGAACGTGCCGTGCCGAATGGCAAATGGCAAAATGATGGCGCCACCCGTGGCGCTATTAAATGATGGATCCATGGATGGCCACCCATCATACTGTCTCCAACAGAGTATGCAAACCGTGACCCAAACGCAAAATAGGTCATTCACATTGTTTTACCTACAAAAAATAATGCTCCAACAGAAGACCCAAACACCTCACTCATTTTGGGTACGAGGCTCGCCGAAACGCAAATCTGCGTCGTCAAGACGGAAgccctgtaacaccccggtgttacgatcctttttagcgccgcgatttaggcctaagaaaaatttccgaaacGAGTCTCTTAgatttttgaattttaaattttgaaatatTTGAGTTTATGTTTAAAATGCTATTTTTGACAAACTATATTGGGCAAAGTAATTAAATAGCGCTTAAGTATTTTATCTCTATGGGTTAGTGCGAAGTACAAACTTTTACGTGAAATAACTATTGGTAGAAGTTAATCGGATCGGATGATGCATAAACACATAATGAGACAAAGCACAATATTCATTTAATTTTCTTGATGTGACTTGATTGGGTCTCATGAGACGTACTGTCATGGTAGACTAGAAGTGTCTGCACTAGTGTAGTGTAGTACGTGTTCTATATATAATATGTAACTGTACTATACTCATGTCATTATCACCCCATCTCTGGTCTATCCTCCCGGCTCCTTTCCTGGCAGTAAAAATTTTGCAAGTGACGGGAGTGGTTTGCAGCGTCAACAGCCATCACGTCCTCTGCTCATCCTAGCCTAGCCCCTCTCTGCTGTTTGCCCCTTGGACGCCCTGATGGCCGACCCGTGTAATGTCGTCGTCCCACATTTTATCTATCTCACTCTCTCGGTGACTGCCCTGTCTTGCCTATCTTGTCTCTGTCTGTCCTCTGTGCTGCTGCCTTTCTTTTAATCAATGTCGCTGTCTGTCGTGTCTCTGCCTATCGTTGCTGGTCATTGTGCCACTGTTTCCCTCTGCCACTGCTGTCTCCTGTCGTCCTTCTTTGTTTCCCTTTTTCTTCTACCAGGCCAGTAGCCGAAGCCGTCCTCACCAACCAAGCATCTTGTTTTTCTTCCCTCCTCGGTTCCTGCCTCGCGCCCGCCATCGCTGCGCCCCATCCGCGTCAGAGCAGGTCTTCCCCGCGCGGTGCGCGTCCCTCGGTCCTGGCCGCACTGGACCATAGCCGCAGCAGCCGCAGTGCACCACCACCGCAGTCGCCGCTGCCTGGCCATCGCGAGCGTAGGCGCACCCGCGCCACCGCCGGGCTGACACGCCGCGCCCGTGTTGCCCGCGAGCTCCGCAGCACCCCGCGCGTCCCGCACCGGCGCCCGCCGTTTCTTCTTCCCCGCGCGCGCGTGCACGCTAGGCCGCGCCGTCACCACCCGGGCCGCAGAGCTCCGCCGTCGTCTGCGCCCGGCTTCCCTTGCTGCCGTGCGCCCTGCACTCCGGCTTGGCCGTGCCCTTGCTGCCTCTACGCGCGCGGTGCGTCCGTGCACGCCGCGGCGCCTCTATTCCCCGTGCGGCCCGCCTGCTGCCGTAGCCGGTGGCGGCTCCCCCACGTCGTCTCGGTGCTCACATGC encodes:
- the LOC136477356 gene encoding chaperone protein ClpD1, chloroplastic-like; translated protein: MEVCCCSTSSSSVLAGGGHGGAARRLAAPAGRWGAAAGFGRAVVLAHPLPRPAAARPAPRRGRARRGGVVVRAVFERFTERAVKAVVLSQREARGLGEPAVAPRHLFLGLVAEDRSSGGFLSSGINIERAREQCRGIVPTRDADSPTAPSSKPGSGLDTDVPFSATAKQVFDVAVVLSKNMGASFISPEHLTIALFTLDDPTTNNLLRSLGADPTHLTTVAVDRLQAELAKDGREPAEPSSFEVPKKAPAGTGRSAFSHSLTKKKDKGALDQFCLDLTTQASGGFIDPIIGREDEIERVVQIICRRTKNNPILLGEAGVGKTAIAEGLALRISNGDVPIYLVAKRILSLDVGLLIAGAKERGELESRVTNIIREVREAGDVILFIDEVHNLIGSGTVGKGKGSGLDIGNLLKPALARGELQCIAATTLDEHRMHFEKDKALARRFQPVLVDEPSQEDAVKILLGLREKYETYHKCKFTLEAINAAVYLSARYIPDRQLPDKAIDLIDEAGSRARMESFNRKKEGQSSILLKSPDEYWQEIRAAQAMHEVVLSNKAKYSPNENAQESGSANVEAPSRDNIESTSASSLSADEPVVVGTEEIARVASLWSGIPVQQLTADDKKLLLGLDDELRKRVIGQDDAVVAISRAVKRSRVGLNDPDRPIATLLFCGPTGVGKTELTKALAASYFGSESAMLRLDMSEYMERHTVSKLIGSPPGYIGYGETGTLTEAVRRKPFTVVLLDEIEKAHPDIFNILLQIFEDGHLTDSQGRRVSFKNTLIVMTSNVGSTSISKGRQSIGFLKEDTESSSYFAMKSLVMEELKAFFRPELLNRIDEMVVFRPLEKTQMLAILDIILKEVKGRLLALGIGLEVSDAMKDLICQEGYDKSYGARPLRRAVTHIIEDVISEAILFGEFKPGDTILMDINAEGKPCMNHLDQQIVQVSDPTRTF